A window of Streptomyces marispadix contains these coding sequences:
- a CDS encoding 3-keto-5-aminohexanoate cleavage protein — protein MNSSVIITCALTGAGDTVGRSPHVPVTPEQIARSAVEAAGAGAAVVHIHVRDPETGAPARDPRLYREVVEAIKETGTDVVINLTAGMGGDLVIDPEDPLTHLPGTDLVGGVERLPHVEELLPDICTLDCGSLNFGEGSNLYISTPDMLRSGAKRIQELGVRPELEIFDTGQLWFAKQLLEEGLLDDPTVFQLCMGIPWGAPAEPGVLKSMVDILPPGAQWASFALGRMQMPWVAQSILLGGNVRVGLEDNLYLSKGVKATNAQLVERAVQITELLGAQVATPDQARERLGLKPRA, from the coding sequence ATGAACAGCTCCGTCATCATCACTTGTGCGCTCACCGGCGCCGGAGACACCGTCGGCCGGAGTCCGCACGTCCCGGTCACGCCCGAGCAGATCGCCCGTTCCGCGGTCGAGGCCGCCGGTGCGGGCGCCGCCGTGGTGCACATCCACGTACGGGACCCCGAGACGGGCGCACCCGCACGCGACCCGCGCCTCTACCGGGAGGTCGTGGAGGCGATCAAGGAGACCGGAACCGACGTCGTCATCAATCTCACCGCGGGCATGGGAGGCGACCTCGTCATCGACCCCGAGGACCCGCTGACGCATCTGCCCGGCACCGACCTGGTCGGCGGAGTCGAACGCCTCCCCCACGTCGAGGAGTTGCTGCCCGACATCTGCACCCTCGACTGCGGTTCCCTCAACTTCGGCGAGGGCAGCAACCTCTACATCTCCACGCCCGACATGCTGCGCTCGGGCGCCAAGCGGATCCAGGAGCTCGGCGTACGGCCGGAGTTGGAGATCTTCGACACGGGCCAGCTCTGGTTCGCCAAGCAGCTACTCGAAGAGGGCCTGCTGGACGACCCGACCGTCTTCCAGCTCTGCATGGGCATCCCCTGGGGCGCTCCGGCCGAGCCGGGCGTGCTGAAGTCGATGGTCGACATCCTTCCGCCGGGTGCGCAGTGGGCGAGCTTCGCGCTGGGGCGAATGCAGATGCCGTGGGTCGCGCAGTCGATCCTGCTCGGCGGAAACGTACGGGTGGGGCTGGAGGACAACCTCTACCTCAGCAAGGGAGTCAAGGCGACCAACGCCCAACTCGTAGAGCGCGCCGTGCAGATCACCGAGCTGCTGGGCGCACAGGTGGCCACACCGGACCAGGCCCGCGAACGGCTGGGACTCAAGCCCCGGGCCTGA
- a CDS encoding TetR/AcrR family transcriptional regulator, with protein sequence MQQEPGSRVPDAGGDVSVRVRQVIGETGCSQREFARRIVMDPSKLSRSLSGSRRFTVAELARIADAGGVDAAWLLGASGTGGNAAAPGVPSVTRAAARAGTAAGTAAGTGSRNGSRNGSRTEARHGDAVAAASPEGGRPLQIVRETVRLIAEHGFHSVRVSDIAEACSTSTAAIHYHFPGRAELLEAAVRWCMDEDTARRAARAAQAGDDAADELRRLVELQIPRDAQQRRQWLVWLDLWAEAARSTAVGQLHADYYRQWRTTVADVIRRGIEQGLFRAVDPEFAALRLTALIDGLAAQALATAPEAGEGGEAMRRVLLAHIDTELSARPAR encoded by the coding sequence ATGCAGCAGGAGCCCGGAAGCCGAGTCCCCGACGCGGGTGGCGACGTCTCCGTACGAGTGCGGCAGGTGATCGGCGAAACCGGTTGCAGCCAGCGGGAGTTCGCCCGGCGGATCGTGATGGACCCGTCGAAGCTGTCCCGTTCGCTGAGCGGGAGCCGCCGCTTCACCGTGGCCGAGCTCGCGCGGATCGCGGACGCGGGCGGCGTCGACGCGGCATGGCTGCTGGGCGCTTCCGGTACGGGCGGGAACGCTGCCGCGCCCGGGGTGCCGTCCGTGACAAGGGCCGCGGCCCGAGCCGGAACCGCGGCCGGAACCGCGGCCGGCACCGGGTCGCGCAACGGATCGCGCAACGGATCGCGTACCGAGGCCCGTCACGGAGACGCAGTCGCCGCCGCCTCGCCCGAGGGCGGCCGCCCGTTGCAGATCGTCCGCGAGACGGTCCGCCTCATCGCCGAGCACGGCTTCCACTCCGTACGCGTCTCGGACATCGCCGAGGCATGCTCGACGAGCACGGCCGCCATCCACTACCACTTCCCCGGCCGTGCCGAGCTGCTGGAGGCGGCGGTCCGCTGGTGCATGGACGAGGACACCGCGCGCCGCGCGGCCCGTGCGGCCCAGGCGGGCGACGACGCGGCCGACGAGCTTCGCCGCCTGGTCGAACTCCAGATCCCGCGCGACGCACAGCAGCGCCGTCAGTGGCTGGTCTGGCTCGATCTGTGGGCAGAGGCCGCACGTTCCACGGCCGTGGGACAGCTTCACGCCGACTACTACCGGCAGTGGCGTACGACTGTCGCGGACGTGATCCGGCGCGGGATCGAGCAGGGCCTATTCCGTGCCGTGGACCCGGAGTTCGCCGCCCTGCGCCTCACCGCCCTCATCGACGGCCTCGCCGCTCAGGCGCTCGCCACCGCGCCGGAGGCCGGGGAGGGCGGCGAGGCCATGCGGAGGGTCCTCCTCGCCCATATCGACACCGAGTTGTCCGCCAGACCGGCCCGCTGA